A DNA window from Choristoneura fumiferana chromosome 2, NRCan_CFum_1, whole genome shotgun sequence contains the following coding sequences:
- the LOC141442684 gene encoding proton channel OtopLc-like isoform X1 — protein MTVPRHVSYLDQSRRSGHHLEHDSMSPSRRPLAESSEIRPSVTVTDMDTVHEENDNDSDESSYSDIQKLRERTHAMLNPASEPLVQAHSQPNSRRVSSDIEAKLAANLNTRRPSAIIAAFRRPSQALALCAATQRRFLSELSPHSRASMASTIHETPPSAAEIMGHEALSKALSALYAKLLVVLGLAFPVTEVIAKGVPDAYYQGFYLYLYLVSVIFVVFQYANLMRQKAVNTIIHDYEETDKTGKDGKATPSEKTKNKETISRYGSFYLRLGAIAFGIGSMVYSGLEFGEYFEMRDDCRTVLSALTPALRMALTLLQMQFIFLTSKEIESGSYKMIQRFGFMHMIATNLCEWLYVLVEETKHEIHHLNHAMAHVNSTHNETTDIPCRRANIMGALLQNASPFLFPCTIEYSLIVAVILYEMWKEVKCTPEDFEKKFHFAKNKSRNNSVTPEKILQQFAGMLGVGSPYGSRAALHHFSVDCSHAHRGLFSGILVIVVTIISLIMFFVLSSNPATINDAIFQVNICELILYTLTIAACCAAIKQMRVLPYKRKSQAVLQLDTSLLILAQSGMFVYCMFSLIGCHHTLSSDTSAGLTGFFSEFLSLNQTILQSLFIIDAWWRRSSTSEQRRDKPGRQLVTFLLVANMAMWAINTLEKNRAEFRPAHLEFYGPWAWTIITHVSMPLAIFYRFHSTICLFEIWKNCFKNKPLYIA, from the exons ATGACCGTTCCTCGCCACGTCTCATACCTTGACCAATCGCGGCGAAGTGGACACCATCTCGAACATGACTCT ATGAGTCCAAGCAGGCGTCCCCTGGCCGAGTCGAGCGAGATTCGCCCCAGCGTCACCGTCACCGACATGGACACCGTGCATGAAGAAAACGACAATGACAG CGACGAGTCATCATACTCGGACATACAGAAGCTGCGCGAGCGCACGCACGCGATGCTGAACCCGGCGTCGGAGCCGCTGGTGCAGGCGCACTCGCAGCCCAACAGCCGCCGCGTATCCAGCGACATCGAGGCCAAGCTCGCCGCTAACCTTAACACTAG GCGGCCGTCTGCGATCATTGCGGCGTTCCGAAGACCGTCGCAGGCGCTCGCGCTGTGCGCAGCCACGCAGCGGCGCTTCCTCTCAGAGCTCTCACCGCACTCCCGCGCATCCATGGCTTCCACCATACATGAGACGCCACCTTCCGCAGCGGAGATTATGGGGCA tgagGCTTTGAGTAAAGCTCTTTCCGCACTTTACGCCAAATTACTAGTTGTATTGGGACTTGCATTTCCGGTCACAGAAGTTATCGCCAAGGGAGTTCCAGATGCATATTATCAG GGCTTCTATTTATATCTTTATCTGGTATCTGTTATTTTCGTCGTTTTTCAATACGCTAACTTAATGCGTCAGAAAGCAGTCAATACAATCATCCATGATTATG AGGAAACTGACAAAACTGGCAAAGACGGTAAAGCTACACCGagtgaaaaaacaaaaaataaagaaactatATCACGGTATGGCAGTTTTTACTTGAGACTGGGCGCTATTG CTTTTGGTATAGGCTCGATGGTATACAGCGGATTAGAATTTGGGGAATATTTCGAAATGAGAGATGATTGCCGAACAGTACTATCTGCACTAACTCCAGCTCTTCGCATGGCTCTAACTTTGCTGCAAATGCAGTTCATATTTCTCACAAGCAAAGAAATCGAATCTGGCAGTTACAAAATGATACAAAGATTTGGGTTCATGCATATGATTGCTACAAACCTATGCGAGTGGTTGTACGTACTGGTTGAAGAGACCAAACACGAGATTCATCATCTGAATCATGCCATGGCTCACGTAAACAGCACTCACAATGAAACCACTGATATTCCATGTCGAAGGGCTAATATTATGGGAGCTTTGCTACAAAATGCATCACCGTTCCTCTTCCCCTGCACAATTGAATACTCTCTGATAGTTGCAGTGATTCTCTATGAAATGTGGAAAGAG gtcaAATGCACTCCTGAAGATTTCGAGAAAAAGTTTCACTTCGCCAAAAATAAATCGAGAAACAATTCAGTCACTCCCGAAAAAATTCTTCAACAATTTG CTGGCATGTTGGGTGTGGGTTCTCCGTACGGCAGCCGCGCGGCGCTTCACCACTTCTCCGTGGACTGCTCGCACGCACACCGCGGTCTCTTCTCCGGCATTCTCGTCATCGTGGTCACCATCATATCACTCATCATGTTCTTTGTGCTCTCGAGTAATCCTGCTACAATCAAT GATGCCATATTCCAAGTGAATATATGCGAGTTGATCCTGTATACATTGACGATAGCTGCTTGTTGTGCAGCGATAAAACAAATGAGAGTACTGCCGTACAAAAGAAAGTCTCAAG ctgtaTTGCAACTGGACACTTCACTCCTGATTCTGGCTCAATCCGGGATGTTTGTATACTGTATGTTCAGTCTGATCGGATGCCACCACACTCTATCGAGCGACACTAGCGCCGGCCTTACTGGATTTTTTTCAGAATTCTTATCACTAAACCAG ACAATACTCCAATCGTTGTTCATAATTGACGCTTGGTGGCGACGCAGCAGCACTTCAGAGCAGCGGCGCGATAAACCAGGCCGGCAGCTCGTGACGTTCCTACTTGTCGCCAACATGGCCATGTGGGCTATCAACACCCTAGAAAAG AATCGAGCCGAGTTCAGGCCAGCTCATTTGGAGTTCTACGGCCCCTGGGCTTGGACGATCATCACCCACGTCTCAATGCCCCTAGCTATCTTCTACCGATTCCACTCCACGATCTGCCTCTTCGAGATTTGGAAGAACTGCTTCAAGAATAAACCCTTATACATAGCGTAA
- the LOC141442684 gene encoding proton channel OtopLc-like isoform X2, whose translation MSPSRRPLAESSEIRPSVTVTDMDTVHEENDNDSDESSYSDIQKLRERTHAMLNPASEPLVQAHSQPNSRRVSSDIEAKLAANLNTRRPSAIIAAFRRPSQALALCAATQRRFLSELSPHSRASMASTIHETPPSAAEIMGHEALSKALSALYAKLLVVLGLAFPVTEVIAKGVPDAYYQGFYLYLYLVSVIFVVFQYANLMRQKAVNTIIHDYEETDKTGKDGKATPSEKTKNKETISRYGSFYLRLGAIAFGIGSMVYSGLEFGEYFEMRDDCRTVLSALTPALRMALTLLQMQFIFLTSKEIESGSYKMIQRFGFMHMIATNLCEWLYVLVEETKHEIHHLNHAMAHVNSTHNETTDIPCRRANIMGALLQNASPFLFPCTIEYSLIVAVILYEMWKEVKCTPEDFEKKFHFAKNKSRNNSVTPEKILQQFAGMLGVGSPYGSRAALHHFSVDCSHAHRGLFSGILVIVVTIISLIMFFVLSSNPATINDAIFQVNICELILYTLTIAACCAAIKQMRVLPYKRKSQAVLQLDTSLLILAQSGMFVYCMFSLIGCHHTLSSDTSAGLTGFFSEFLSLNQTILQSLFIIDAWWRRSSTSEQRRDKPGRQLVTFLLVANMAMWAINTLEKNRAEFRPAHLEFYGPWAWTIITHVSMPLAIFYRFHSTICLFEIWKNCFKNKPLYIA comes from the exons ATGAGTCCAAGCAGGCGTCCCCTGGCCGAGTCGAGCGAGATTCGCCCCAGCGTCACCGTCACCGACATGGACACCGTGCATGAAGAAAACGACAATGACAG CGACGAGTCATCATACTCGGACATACAGAAGCTGCGCGAGCGCACGCACGCGATGCTGAACCCGGCGTCGGAGCCGCTGGTGCAGGCGCACTCGCAGCCCAACAGCCGCCGCGTATCCAGCGACATCGAGGCCAAGCTCGCCGCTAACCTTAACACTAG GCGGCCGTCTGCGATCATTGCGGCGTTCCGAAGACCGTCGCAGGCGCTCGCGCTGTGCGCAGCCACGCAGCGGCGCTTCCTCTCAGAGCTCTCACCGCACTCCCGCGCATCCATGGCTTCCACCATACATGAGACGCCACCTTCCGCAGCGGAGATTATGGGGCA tgagGCTTTGAGTAAAGCTCTTTCCGCACTTTACGCCAAATTACTAGTTGTATTGGGACTTGCATTTCCGGTCACAGAAGTTATCGCCAAGGGAGTTCCAGATGCATATTATCAG GGCTTCTATTTATATCTTTATCTGGTATCTGTTATTTTCGTCGTTTTTCAATACGCTAACTTAATGCGTCAGAAAGCAGTCAATACAATCATCCATGATTATG AGGAAACTGACAAAACTGGCAAAGACGGTAAAGCTACACCGagtgaaaaaacaaaaaataaagaaactatATCACGGTATGGCAGTTTTTACTTGAGACTGGGCGCTATTG CTTTTGGTATAGGCTCGATGGTATACAGCGGATTAGAATTTGGGGAATATTTCGAAATGAGAGATGATTGCCGAACAGTACTATCTGCACTAACTCCAGCTCTTCGCATGGCTCTAACTTTGCTGCAAATGCAGTTCATATTTCTCACAAGCAAAGAAATCGAATCTGGCAGTTACAAAATGATACAAAGATTTGGGTTCATGCATATGATTGCTACAAACCTATGCGAGTGGTTGTACGTACTGGTTGAAGAGACCAAACACGAGATTCATCATCTGAATCATGCCATGGCTCACGTAAACAGCACTCACAATGAAACCACTGATATTCCATGTCGAAGGGCTAATATTATGGGAGCTTTGCTACAAAATGCATCACCGTTCCTCTTCCCCTGCACAATTGAATACTCTCTGATAGTTGCAGTGATTCTCTATGAAATGTGGAAAGAG gtcaAATGCACTCCTGAAGATTTCGAGAAAAAGTTTCACTTCGCCAAAAATAAATCGAGAAACAATTCAGTCACTCCCGAAAAAATTCTTCAACAATTTG CTGGCATGTTGGGTGTGGGTTCTCCGTACGGCAGCCGCGCGGCGCTTCACCACTTCTCCGTGGACTGCTCGCACGCACACCGCGGTCTCTTCTCCGGCATTCTCGTCATCGTGGTCACCATCATATCACTCATCATGTTCTTTGTGCTCTCGAGTAATCCTGCTACAATCAAT GATGCCATATTCCAAGTGAATATATGCGAGTTGATCCTGTATACATTGACGATAGCTGCTTGTTGTGCAGCGATAAAACAAATGAGAGTACTGCCGTACAAAAGAAAGTCTCAAG ctgtaTTGCAACTGGACACTTCACTCCTGATTCTGGCTCAATCCGGGATGTTTGTATACTGTATGTTCAGTCTGATCGGATGCCACCACACTCTATCGAGCGACACTAGCGCCGGCCTTACTGGATTTTTTTCAGAATTCTTATCACTAAACCAG ACAATACTCCAATCGTTGTTCATAATTGACGCTTGGTGGCGACGCAGCAGCACTTCAGAGCAGCGGCGCGATAAACCAGGCCGGCAGCTCGTGACGTTCCTACTTGTCGCCAACATGGCCATGTGGGCTATCAACACCCTAGAAAAG AATCGAGCCGAGTTCAGGCCAGCTCATTTGGAGTTCTACGGCCCCTGGGCTTGGACGATCATCACCCACGTCTCAATGCCCCTAGCTATCTTCTACCGATTCCACTCCACGATCTGCCTCTTCGAGATTTGGAAGAACTGCTTCAAGAATAAACCCTTATACATAGCGTAA